One stretch of Streptomyces sp. MMBL 11-1 DNA includes these proteins:
- a CDS encoding NAD+ synthase, translated as MPQLRLALNQIDSTVGDLAGNAEAIVHWTRHAAEQGAHLVAFPEMVLTGYPVEDLALRSSFVEASRQALRALAARLDAEGFGELPVVVGYLDRSEHAAARYGQPAGSPRNAAAVLHRGGIALNFAKHHLPNYGVFDEFRYFVPGDSMPVVRIHGIDVALAICEDLWQDGGRVPAARSAGAGLLLSINASPYERDKDDTRLELVRKRAQEAGCTTAYLAMIGGQDELVFDGDSIVVDKEGEVIARAPQFSEGSVILDLELPAAEAVAPSGVVDDGLRIDHVVLSDRPVDAYEPELAGGYAERLGDEEEIYSALVVGLRAYAAKNGFSSVLIGLSGGIDSAICAAIACDALGAEHVYGVSMPSKYSSDHSKGDAAELARRTGLNFRTVPIEPMFDAYMGSLQLTGLAEENLQARLRGTMLMALSNQEGQIVLAPGNKSELAVGYSTLYGDAVGAYGPIKDVYKSSVFRLAKWRNRAAEERGQTPPIPEASITKPPSAELRPGQVDTDSLPDYDVLDAILEMYVDRDQGLDAIVAAGFDAELVAKTLRMVDAAEYKRRQYPPGTKISPKGFGKDRRLPITNRWRESS; from the coding sequence GTGCCTCAACTACGCCTCGCACTGAATCAGATCGACTCCACCGTCGGCGACCTCGCCGGCAACGCGGAGGCGATCGTCCACTGGACCCGGCACGCCGCCGAGCAGGGCGCCCACCTGGTGGCGTTCCCCGAGATGGTGCTGACCGGATACCCCGTCGAGGACCTGGCCCTGCGGTCGTCCTTCGTCGAGGCCTCGCGTCAGGCGCTGCGCGCGCTGGCCGCCCGGCTCGACGCGGAGGGCTTCGGCGAACTGCCGGTCGTCGTCGGCTATCTGGACCGCTCCGAGCACGCCGCGGCGCGCTACGGGCAGCCGGCCGGTTCCCCGCGCAACGCCGCCGCCGTGCTGCACCGCGGCGGGATCGCGCTCAACTTCGCCAAGCACCACCTGCCGAACTACGGGGTGTTCGACGAGTTCCGGTACTTCGTACCGGGCGACTCGATGCCCGTCGTCCGGATCCACGGCATCGACGTGGCCCTCGCGATCTGCGAGGACCTGTGGCAGGACGGCGGGCGCGTCCCGGCCGCCCGGTCCGCCGGCGCCGGGCTGCTGCTGTCGATCAACGCCTCGCCGTACGAGCGGGACAAGGACGACACCCGGCTGGAGCTGGTCCGCAAGCGGGCCCAGGAGGCCGGCTGCACGACGGCTTATCTGGCGATGATCGGCGGCCAGGACGAGCTGGTCTTCGACGGCGACTCGATCGTCGTCGACAAGGAGGGCGAGGTCATCGCCCGCGCCCCGCAGTTCTCCGAGGGCAGCGTCATCCTCGATCTGGAGCTGCCCGCCGCCGAGGCCGTGGCGCCCTCCGGCGTGGTCGACGACGGACTGCGCATCGACCACGTGGTGCTGTCCGACCGGCCCGTGGACGCGTACGAGCCGGAGCTGGCGGGCGGGTACGCGGAGCGGCTGGGCGACGAGGAGGAGATCTACTCCGCGCTGGTGGTCGGGCTGCGCGCGTACGCCGCGAAGAACGGTTTCAGCAGCGTGCTGATCGGGCTCTCCGGCGGTATCGACTCCGCGATCTGCGCGGCCATCGCCTGCGACGCGCTCGGCGCCGAGCACGTGTACGGCGTCTCGATGCCGTCGAAGTACTCCTCGGACCACTCCAAGGGCGACGCGGCCGAGCTGGCGCGGCGGACCGGGCTGAACTTCCGCACCGTACCGATCGAGCCGATGTTCGACGCCTACATGGGGTCGCTCCAGCTCACCGGCCTCGCCGAGGAGAACCTCCAGGCGCGGCTGCGCGGCACGATGCTGATGGCCCTGTCCAACCAGGAGGGGCAGATCGTGCTGGCGCCGGGCAACAAGTCCGAGCTGGCGGTCGGTTACTCCACGCTGTACGGGGACGCGGTCGGCGCGTACGGTCCGATCAAGGACGTGTACAAGTCGTCGGTCTTCCGGCTGGCGAAGTGGCGGAACCGTGCCGCCGAGGAGCGGGGGCAGACCCCGCCGATCCCGGAGGCCTCGATCACCAAGCCGCCGAGCGCGGAGCTGCGGCCGGGGCAGGTCGACACGGACTCGCTGCCGGACTACGACGTCCTGGACGCGATCCTGGAGATGTACGTCGACCGGGACCAGGGGCTTGACGCCATCGTGGCGGCCGGGTTCGACGCGGAGCTGGTGGCGAAGACGCTGCGGATGGTGGACGCGGCCGAGTACAAGCGGCGGCAGTACCCGCCGGGGACGAAGATCTCGCCCAAGGGGTTCGGGAAGGACCGGCGGCTGCCGATCACGAACCGGTGGCGCGAGTCGTCGTAG
- a CDS encoding ABC transporter permease produces MSTTTLTPAPAGAADTTPSKPAVADEGRIGLRANLRHIGALARRNLLQIKKDPESMFDVLLMPVIFTLLFVYVFGGSVGGSLGGNRQDYLNYLIPGLMAMMGMNIAMAVGTGVNDDFRKGVMDRFRTMPIARSSVLIAKIVVELGRMMVAITILLGMGFALGMTVGTSVVGLLAAVALSAVFGAAIMWIFIVLGLAMKTAQAVQGMGMLVLMPLQFGSSIFAPPATMPGWLQAFTDYNPLSNLADAARGLMMGGPVANSVWVTLAWAAGITLVMAPLAVSKFRKKA; encoded by the coding sequence ATGAGCACCACGACACTGACCCCCGCCCCCGCCGGGGCCGCGGACACCACGCCGTCGAAGCCGGCGGTGGCCGACGAGGGCCGGATCGGTCTGCGGGCCAACCTGCGACACATCGGGGCGCTGGCGCGGCGCAATCTGCTCCAGATCAAGAAGGACCCCGAGTCGATGTTCGACGTCCTTCTCATGCCGGTCATCTTCACGCTGCTGTTCGTGTACGTCTTCGGCGGCTCGGTCGGCGGCAGCCTCGGCGGGAACCGGCAGGACTACCTGAACTACCTGATTCCCGGGCTGATGGCGATGATGGGCATGAACATCGCGATGGCCGTCGGAACCGGGGTCAACGACGACTTCCGCAAGGGCGTCATGGACCGGTTCCGGACGATGCCGATAGCCCGCTCCTCGGTGCTGATCGCCAAGATCGTGGTCGAGCTGGGCCGGATGATGGTCGCCATCACCATCCTCCTCGGGATGGGCTTCGCCCTCGGCATGACCGTGGGCACGTCCGTGGTCGGGCTGCTGGCGGCGGTCGCCCTGTCGGCGGTGTTCGGCGCCGCCATCATGTGGATCTTCATCGTGCTCGGGCTGGCCATGAAGACGGCCCAGGCGGTCCAGGGCATGGGCATGCTGGTGCTGATGCCCCTGCAGTTCGGGTCCTCCATCTTCGCGCCGCCCGCGACCATGCCGGGCTGGCTCCAGGCGTTCACCGACTACAACCCGCTGTCCAATCTGGCGGACGCGGCGCGGGGCCTGATGATGGGCGGCCCGGTCGCGAACTCCGTCTGGGTGACGCTCGCCTGGGCGGCGGGCATCACGCTGGTGATGGCTCCGCTGGCGGTGTCCAAGTTCCGCAAGAAGGCCTGA
- a CDS encoding ATP-binding cassette domain-containing protein, giving the protein MERIDKNPSSGRNAVEVRGLVKHYGETKALDGVDLDVREGTVLGVLGPNGAGKTTLVRCLSTLITPDSGHAVVAGFDVVRQPRQLRRTIGLTGQYASVDEKLSGWENLYMIGRLLDLPRKRARARADELLERFSLTEAAKRACMEYSGGMRRRLDLAASMIGSPSVLYLDEPTTGLDPRTRNEVWEEVQRMVAEGATVLLTTQYMEEAEQLAKELTVIDRGKIIARGGVDELKAKVGGRTLQIRPSDPAELAAMARAVREAGLDGVAGAQAVPDEGLLYVPILSDEQLTAVIGLLGVRGFSLAHVSTALPSLDEVFLAITGDKATPLSDQAPQEVAA; this is encoded by the coding sequence ATGGAACGAATCGACAAGAACCCCAGCAGCGGCCGGAACGCGGTCGAGGTGCGGGGGCTGGTCAAGCACTACGGCGAGACCAAAGCACTGGACGGCGTGGACCTCGACGTCCGCGAAGGCACCGTCCTCGGTGTGCTCGGCCCCAACGGCGCGGGCAAGACCACTCTCGTACGCTGCCTGTCCACCCTGATCACCCCCGACTCCGGCCACGCGGTCGTCGCGGGCTTCGACGTGGTGAGGCAGCCCCGGCAGCTGCGCCGCACCATCGGCCTCACCGGGCAGTACGCCTCGGTCGACGAGAAGCTCTCCGGCTGGGAGAACCTCTACATGATCGGGCGGCTGCTCGATCTGCCCCGCAAGCGGGCCCGGGCCCGCGCCGACGAGCTGCTGGAGCGGTTCTCGCTCACCGAGGCCGCCAAGCGGGCCTGCATGGAGTACTCCGGCGGAATGCGCCGCCGGCTCGACCTGGCCGCCTCCATGATCGGCAGCCCCTCCGTCCTCTACCTGGACGAGCCGACGACGGGTCTCGACCCCCGTACCCGTAACGAGGTCTGGGAGGAGGTTCAGCGGATGGTCGCCGAGGGCGCGACCGTCCTGCTGACCACCCAGTACATGGAGGAGGCGGAGCAGCTCGCCAAGGAGCTGACCGTGATCGACCGCGGGAAGATCATCGCCCGGGGCGGGGTCGACGAGCTGAAGGCGAAGGTCGGCGGACGCACTCTCCAGATCCGGCCCTCGGACCCGGCGGAGCTGGCCGCGATGGCGCGGGCGGTCCGGGAGGCGGGCCTCGACGGCGTCGCCGGCGCGCAGGCGGTGCCGGACGAGGGCCTGCTGTACGTACCGATCCTCAGCGACGAGCAGCTGACCGCCGTCATCGGGCTGCTGGGCGTCAGGGGCTTCTCCCTCGCCCATGTCTCCACCGCTCTGCCCAGCCTCGACGAGGTGTTCCTCGCGATCACCGGCGACAAGGCCACGCCCCTCTCCGACCAGGCTCCCCAGGAGGTCGCCGCATGA
- a CDS encoding MFS transporter has protein sequence MPLALLALAVSAFGIGTTEFVMMGLLPNVADDLGTSVPTAGYLVSAYAIGVVLGAPLLTGLGSRVPRKRMLLLLMALFTVGNLASALAPDFGWLIAGRFLAGLPHGAFFGVGAVVAARLVSEGRQARAVATMFLGLTVANIVGVPAATLLGQHLGWRATFLVVAAIGLAAMAALTRLVPHIPVEAHQDVRRELRALGNRQVILGLLTAVFGFAGVFAVYSYLSAMTTKAMGFGESSVTLVLALFGIGMTLGALAAGPLTDRALRPTLYGSLGALAVILVVFPFTVHVPWAALVMVVLLGGVGFMTTTPLQMLVMNKAKDAPTLASASNHSAFNLANAGGAWLGGVAIAAGWGWTSPALVGAVLAVIGLAVAATAGYLDRDPSPASRVVAGGPRTSPREPATTSPSGD, from the coding sequence ATGCCCCTGGCTCTCCTCGCCCTGGCCGTGAGCGCCTTCGGCATAGGCACGACGGAGTTCGTCATGATGGGGCTGCTCCCCAATGTGGCGGACGACCTGGGCACGTCCGTGCCCACCGCCGGATACCTCGTGTCGGCGTACGCGATCGGCGTCGTCCTGGGCGCGCCCCTGCTCACCGGGCTCGGCTCGCGGGTCCCGCGCAAGCGGATGCTCCTGCTCCTGATGGCGCTGTTCACCGTCGGCAACCTCGCATCCGCGCTCGCCCCGGACTTCGGCTGGCTCATCGCGGGCCGCTTCCTCGCAGGCCTCCCGCACGGCGCGTTCTTCGGCGTCGGCGCGGTCGTCGCCGCCCGGCTGGTCTCCGAGGGCCGCCAGGCGCGGGCCGTCGCGACGATGTTCCTCGGCCTGACCGTCGCCAACATCGTCGGCGTCCCCGCCGCCACGCTGCTCGGCCAGCACCTCGGCTGGAGGGCCACCTTCCTCGTGGTCGCGGCGATCGGCCTCGCGGCCATGGCGGCCCTCACACGTCTGGTGCCCCACATCCCCGTCGAGGCGCACCAGGACGTCCGCCGCGAGCTGCGGGCCCTCGGCAACCGTCAGGTGATCCTCGGCCTGCTCACCGCCGTCTTCGGCTTCGCCGGGGTCTTCGCGGTGTACTCGTACCTCTCGGCCATGACCACGAAGGCGATGGGCTTCGGCGAATCCTCCGTCACCCTGGTCCTGGCCCTCTTCGGCATCGGGATGACCCTGGGCGCCCTCGCCGCGGGCCCCCTCACGGACCGGGCGCTGCGCCCGACCCTGTACGGATCGCTCGGCGCGCTCGCGGTGATCCTGGTGGTGTTCCCGTTCACGGTGCACGTCCCGTGGGCGGCCCTGGTGATGGTGGTGCTGCTGGGCGGAGTCGGCTTCATGACCACGACCCCGCTCCAGATGCTCGTGATGAACAAGGCGAAGGACGCCCCGACGCTGGCTTCCGCCTCCAACCACTCCGCGTTCAACCTGGCCAACGCGGGCGGCGCCTGGCTGGGCGGCGTGGCGATCGCGGCGGGCTGGGGCTGGACGTCCCCGGCCCTGGTCGGCGCGGTGCTGGCCGTGATCGGCCTGGCGGTGGCGGCGACAGCGGGCTACCTGGACCGGGACCCCTCCCCGGCATCCCGCGTGGTGGCAGGCGGCCCCCGCACCTCGCCCCGCGAACCGGCGACAACAAGCCCGTCCGGCGATTGA
- the panB gene encoding 3-methyl-2-oxobutanoate hydroxymethyltransferase has product MSLQAAQNPSSPKEASASPAGASSPAGASADSGKALYGGKSTRRITVHDIAAATERGEKWPMLTAYDAMTASVFDEAGIPVMLVGDSMGNCHLGYETTVPVTMDEIAMLSAAVVRGTKRALVVADLPFGSYQEGPVQALRNATRLVKESGVGAVKLEGGERSHEQIRLLVEAGIPVMGHIGLTPQSVNAMGYRVQGRGEEAAQQLLRDAKAVQDAGAFAVVLELVPAELAAEVTRTLHIPTVGIGAGSATDAQVLVYTDMVGLTGGKVPRFTKQYANLRQVLGDAAKEFADEVVGGTFPAPEHTFH; this is encoded by the coding sequence ATGTCGCTTCAGGCTGCACAGAATCCGTCCTCCCCCAAGGAGGCCTCCGCCTCCCCCGCAGGCGCGTCTTCCCCGGCAGGCGCGTCCGCCGACAGCGGCAAAGCGCTGTACGGAGGGAAGTCGACCCGCCGCATCACTGTCCACGACATCGCCGCCGCCACGGAGCGCGGCGAGAAGTGGCCGATGCTCACCGCCTACGACGCGATGACCGCGTCCGTCTTCGACGAGGCCGGCATCCCGGTCATGCTCGTCGGGGACTCCATGGGCAACTGCCACCTCGGCTACGAGACCACCGTGCCGGTGACGATGGACGAGATCGCCATGCTGTCCGCCGCCGTCGTCCGGGGCACCAAGCGCGCCCTCGTCGTCGCCGACCTGCCCTTCGGCTCGTACCAGGAGGGCCCCGTCCAGGCCTTGCGCAACGCCACCCGGCTGGTCAAGGAGTCGGGCGTCGGCGCGGTCAAGCTGGAGGGCGGCGAGCGGTCCCACGAGCAGATCCGGCTGCTGGTCGAGGCCGGCATCCCGGTCATGGGCCACATCGGCCTGACCCCGCAGTCCGTCAACGCGATGGGCTACCGGGTCCAGGGGCGCGGCGAGGAGGCCGCCCAGCAGCTGCTGCGCGACGCCAAGGCCGTGCAGGACGCGGGCGCGTTCGCCGTCGTGCTGGAGCTGGTGCCCGCCGAGCTGGCCGCCGAGGTCACCCGTACGCTGCACATCCCGACCGTCGGCATCGGCGCCGGTTCCGCGACCGACGCCCAGGTGCTCGTCTACACGGACATGGTCGGGCTGACCGGTGGCAAGGTGCCGCGCTTCACCAAGCAGTACGCGAACCTGCGTCAGGTGCTCGGCGACGCGGCGAAGGAGTTCGCGGACGAGGTCGTCGGCGGCACGTTCCCGGCGCCGGAGCACACCTTCCACTGA
- a CDS encoding endonuclease/exonuclease/phosphatase family protein has translation MVQAYGADTDNGSAEQPEVGGSRFRGLWARLKSDRGIWRRGIVLALCSVLLTLLMVVHAQIPNRLGNLGSLIETFLPWAALFIPVLLVLGLVRRSATALVALLLPVVVWLNVFGGLLTDKSGGGGDLTVATHNVNAGNPDPDGTAQQVAGSGADVVALQELPGRQVSTYEKSLADRYPYHSVQGTVGLWSKYPLADTKPVDIKMGWTRAMRSTVRTPQGEVAVYVAHLPSVRVKLHAGFTANQRDNSADALGEAIADERVERVVLLGDLNGTMNDRSLNAVTAQMRSTQGAAGDGFGFSWPASFPMARIDQIMVKGVEPLASWTLAATDSDHLPIAARVEL, from the coding sequence ATGGTGCAGGCGTACGGAGCGGACACGGACAACGGCAGCGCGGAGCAGCCGGAGGTCGGCGGATCCCGCTTCCGGGGCCTGTGGGCCAGGCTGAAATCCGACCGGGGCATCTGGCGGCGCGGAATCGTGCTGGCCCTCTGCTCGGTGCTGCTGACCCTGCTGATGGTCGTCCACGCGCAGATCCCCAACCGGCTCGGCAACCTCGGCAGCCTCATCGAGACGTTCCTGCCGTGGGCCGCGCTGTTCATCCCGGTGCTGCTGGTCCTGGGCCTGGTGCGGCGCTCCGCGACCGCCCTGGTCGCGCTGCTGCTGCCTGTCGTGGTCTGGCTCAACGTCTTCGGGGGCCTGCTCACCGACAAGTCCGGCGGCGGCGGCGACCTCACCGTCGCCACCCACAACGTCAACGCGGGCAACCCCGACCCCGACGGCACCGCCCAGCAGGTCGCCGGTTCCGGGGCGGACGTCGTGGCCCTCCAGGAACTCCCGGGCAGGCAGGTCTCCACGTACGAGAAGTCGCTGGCCGACCGCTACCCGTACCACTCCGTCCAGGGCACCGTGGGGCTGTGGAGCAAGTACCCGCTGGCCGACACCAAGCCCGTCGACATCAAGATGGGCTGGACCCGCGCGATGCGCTCGACGGTCAGGACCCCGCAGGGCGAGGTCGCGGTGTACGTGGCCCACCTGCCGTCCGTCCGCGTGAAGCTGCACGCCGGGTTCACCGCCAACCAGCGCGACAACAGCGCCGACGCGCTCGGCGAGGCCATCGCCGACGAACGGGTGGAGCGCGTCGTCCTGCTCGGCGACCTGAACGGCACGATGAACGACCGCTCGCTGAACGCGGTCACCGCGCAGATGCGCTCCACCCAGGGCGCGGCGGGCGACGGCTTCGGCTTCAGCTGGCCCGCCTCGTTCCCGATGGCCCGGATCGACCAGATCATGGTCAAGGGTGTCGAGCCCTTGGCCTCCTGGACCCTCGCGGCGACCGACAGCGACCACCTCCCGATCGCGGCCCGCGTGGAGCTGTGA